One window of Novipirellula aureliae genomic DNA carries:
- a CDS encoding sulfatase — protein sequence MKNAAHYFLYTFAIFLTTHSVKPAILASEVTTEKRPNVVVFLVDDLGYMDIGANNPDCFYETPNVDGLSQSGMRFTDGYAANPVCSPTRYSLMTGKYPTRVQSTNFFSGKRGGTFNPAPLNDNMAVEEMTIAEVLKEKGYATFFAGKWHLGESEEYYPQNQGFDVNVGGYSRGGPYSGNRYFAPFKNPQMEVESPEGVHLPDRLARDTAAFIEEHKNEPFLAYLAFYSVHTPLMGRPDLVAKYKEKAASITGKEFAQEEQVFGKAVRKVRVLQNHAVYAAMVEAMDQAVGKVLQQLKDSGVEDNTIVIFTSDNGGLSTSEGTPTSNLPLRGGKGWVYEGGIREPWIVRYPGVTKPGSISAEPICSIDLLPTVASAAGAEIQQTVDGIDIRPALEGGTLDRDALFWHYPHYSNQGGIPGGAIRVGKYKLFERYEDGRVHLYDLDADISETNDLAEKMPERVEQMRKRLHQWYHSVDAKFLQPKDGKQPWNPNAM from the coding sequence ATGAAAAACGCTGCTCACTATTTTCTCTACACATTCGCGATTTTCTTAACCACCCATTCGGTCAAGCCGGCAATCTTGGCATCCGAAGTGACGACCGAGAAACGGCCAAACGTAGTTGTTTTCCTCGTTGATGACTTGGGTTACATGGACATCGGTGCGAACAATCCCGATTGTTTTTACGAAACCCCCAACGTCGACGGTCTTTCCCAATCGGGAATGCGATTCACCGACGGTTATGCTGCAAATCCGGTTTGCTCACCAACTCGCTATAGCTTGATGACAGGAAAATATCCGACACGTGTGCAATCAACCAACTTTTTCTCTGGGAAACGCGGCGGCACGTTCAATCCCGCGCCGCTGAATGACAACATGGCTGTCGAAGAAATGACGATTGCGGAGGTGCTCAAGGAAAAAGGCTACGCCACGTTTTTTGCGGGGAAATGGCATCTGGGCGAAAGTGAGGAGTACTATCCGCAAAACCAAGGATTCGATGTGAATGTTGGTGGCTACAGCCGAGGCGGACCCTACTCGGGCAATAGGTACTTCGCACCGTTCAAAAACCCTCAAATGGAAGTGGAAAGCCCCGAAGGAGTCCACTTGCCGGATCGCTTGGCACGAGACACGGCTGCATTTATTGAAGAACACAAAAACGAGCCCTTCCTGGCTTATCTGGCATTCTACTCAGTGCACACACCACTGATGGGGCGGCCCGACTTGGTTGCCAAGTACAAAGAGAAGGCCGCATCGATCACCGGCAAAGAATTTGCCCAGGAAGAGCAGGTCTTTGGAAAAGCGGTCCGAAAGGTACGCGTCCTGCAAAATCATGCGGTGTATGCAGCAATGGTCGAAGCGATGGACCAAGCGGTTGGGAAAGTTTTACAGCAGTTAAAGGACTCTGGGGTCGAAGACAACACGATTGTAATCTTCACTTCCGACAACGGTGGGCTGTCGACTTCCGAAGGCACGCCGACGAGCAACCTGCCGCTCCGTGGTGGCAAGGGTTGGGTCTACGAAGGTGGTATTCGTGAACCGTGGATTGTTCGCTATCCAGGCGTCACGAAACCGGGCTCCATTTCCGCTGAGCCAATCTGTTCCATCGATTTGTTGCCCACGGTCGCATCGGCCGCTGGTGCTGAGATACAACAAACGGTTGACGGGATCGATATCCGACCGGCACTCGAAGGGGGAACGCTCGATCGCGATGCATTGTTTTGGCATTATCCACACTACAGTAACCAAGGTGGTATTCCAGGCGGCGCCATTCGCGTCGGAAAGTACAAACTGTTTGAACGCTATGAAGATGGTCGCGTACATCTTTACGATCTTGACGCGGACATCAGCGAAACCAACGATCTTGCGGAGAAAATGCCCGAGCGTGTTGAGCAGATGCGGAAACGATTGCACCAGTGGTACCACAGCGTCGACGCCAAGTTTCTACAGCCAAAAGATGGCAAGCAACCGTGGAATCCAAACGCGATGTAG
- the cmoB gene encoding tRNA 5-methoxyuridine(34)/uridine 5-oxyacetic acid(34) synthase CmoB, with amino-acid sequence MTLFDRSDLKALLAERDLSGWSDQIDALCADRFYPSKNGNLDRWKRAWSKLPDCANASIDADNDTVIVSGEIGKPDLRETLMAFHPWRKGPFEFFGIPIDTEWRSDIKWQRIASAIDLNAKTVLDIGCGNGYYGWRMLSAGADLVIGCDPYLLYIMQFEVVRRYAEKPERHFILPLADTDLPPRLEAFDTTFSMGVLYHRTSPIDHLQTLAGSLKSGGQLILETLIVESDTETVLVPSGRYAKMKNVWFIPSISMLTRWLMRTGFVKIEVIDISKTTDQEQRRTEMMTFESLNDFLDPNDETRTIEGDPAPVRAVVSAWKR; translated from the coding sequence ATGACACTATTTGATCGAAGCGATTTGAAAGCCCTTTTAGCGGAGCGTGATTTGTCAGGGTGGTCGGATCAAATCGATGCGTTGTGCGCCGATCGTTTCTATCCGTCCAAAAACGGCAACCTTGATCGCTGGAAGCGAGCCTGGTCCAAATTGCCTGATTGTGCGAACGCATCGATCGACGCGGACAACGACACGGTGATTGTTTCAGGAGAGATTGGAAAGCCAGACCTGCGAGAAACTCTGATGGCGTTTCACCCTTGGCGAAAGGGGCCCTTTGAGTTCTTTGGCATCCCGATCGATACCGAATGGCGTTCAGATATCAAGTGGCAACGGATTGCATCGGCGATCGATTTGAACGCGAAAACCGTACTCGATATCGGCTGCGGCAATGGCTATTACGGATGGCGAATGCTGTCCGCCGGTGCCGACCTCGTGATTGGATGTGATCCGTACTTGCTTTACATTATGCAATTCGAAGTCGTCCGCCGCTACGCCGAAAAACCGGAACGTCATTTCATCCTGCCACTCGCCGACACCGATTTACCGCCACGGCTCGAAGCATTCGACACGACCTTTTCAATGGGTGTGCTGTATCATCGAACGAGTCCGATCGACCATTTGCAAACCTTAGCAGGTTCACTCAAATCGGGAGGCCAACTCATCTTGGAAACCCTGATTGTCGAATCGGATACCGAGACCGTTTTGGTTCCAAGCGGCCGCTATGCCAAAATGAAAAATGTTTGGTTCATTCCTTCGATTAGTATGTTGACTCGGTGGTTGATGCGGACCGGCTTTGTCAAGATCGAAGTGATTGACATCAGCAAGACGACCGATCAAGAGCAAAGGCGGACCGAGATGATGACCTTCGAATCGCTCAACGATTTCTTGGATCCGAACGACGAAACGAGAACAATCGAAGGCGACCCCGCTCCAGTGCGTGCGGTTGTTTCCGCATGGAAAAGGTAA